The Corynebacterium renale genome includes a region encoding these proteins:
- the prmC gene encoding peptide chain release factor N(5)-glutamine methyltransferase: MKNSYTERGTADAAAPRFDVSSVESAPTVRTAVAAAAAALSGAGVESPEYDATELAAHLLGCSHMEVKLRGRDVMAEGYAGLVERRARRIPLQHIVGTAPFGPLDLFVGPGVFVPRFETEVLADWAVQWARRKAGDQQGSGLCIVDLCTGSGALAAYLASHLPAAQVVAVELSDDALKYAAKNLRYPNVELIAGDATDPNLLGELAGRVDLVVTNPPYVPESDDLSPEVYHDPHMAVFSGDSGMDMITQLAPVLFTLVRPGGVVAVEHDDTTSEETLETLRSACFADVRPLADLTGRKRFALGVKPASIT; the protein is encoded by the coding sequence ATGAAAAACTCATACACGGAGCGCGGGACTGCAGATGCTGCAGCTCCGCGCTTTGACGTAAGTTCAGTGGAAAGCGCTCCGACGGTGCGTACGGCCGTTGCGGCTGCAGCAGCCGCCTTGAGTGGCGCCGGCGTGGAGTCGCCGGAATATGACGCGACAGAACTCGCGGCCCACCTTCTTGGTTGTTCACACATGGAGGTAAAACTCCGGGGCCGCGATGTTATGGCTGAGGGGTATGCCGGGCTCGTCGAACGGCGTGCGCGCCGAATTCCGTTGCAACACATCGTCGGAACGGCACCTTTCGGCCCACTTGACTTGTTTGTAGGGCCCGGGGTGTTCGTGCCCCGTTTCGAGACTGAGGTACTGGCCGATTGGGCGGTACAGTGGGCTCGTCGAAAAGCAGGAGACCAACAGGGTAGCGGTTTGTGCATCGTGGATCTTTGCACCGGTAGCGGTGCCCTGGCTGCGTACCTGGCGAGTCATTTGCCGGCTGCGCAGGTTGTTGCGGTCGAGCTCAGCGATGACGCCCTCAAGTATGCCGCGAAGAATTTGCGGTACCCGAACGTAGAACTTATCGCTGGTGATGCAACGGACCCCAACCTCTTGGGTGAGCTTGCCGGACGAGTGGACCTCGTGGTGACAAATCCGCCATATGTTCCTGAATCCGACGACCTTTCTCCTGAGGTGTATCACGACCCCCACATGGCCGTCTTTTCCGGCGACAGTGGAATGGACATGATCACGCAGTTAGCCCCAGTACTTTTTACACTGGTACGACCAGGCGGTGTTGTGGCTGTTGAACATGACGACACAACTTCGGAGGAAACGCTAGAAACCCTGCGCTCCGCCTGCTTCGCCGATGTGCGTCCGCTGGCAGATTTGACCGGCCGGAAGCGTTTTGCGCTTGGCGTTAAACCAGCTTCAATAACGTGA
- the prfA gene encoding peptide chain release factor 1 yields the protein MSKQVSAVDDVLSEYQGLEMQLADPSLHDDQAAARKVSKRYSELQPIVNVYNELTQTQEDLEVAKEMAHEDHEFQAEAQRLAEREVELEEKLADLMAPRDPHDGDDIIMEIKAGAGGEEAALFAGDLVRMYEKYADKHGFAYEVLDLAESDLGGVKDMTLSIRSKNPSRDGAWSVFKFEGGVHRVQRVPVTESQGRIQTSAAGVLVYPEPDELTGVDIDDKDIRVDVYRSSGKGGQGVNTTDSAVRITHLPTGIIVTCQKERSQIQNRARAMQVLQARLDQMQREQAEAEAAEQRGSQVRNMDRSERIRTYNWPENRISDHRINYKANNLDTVLDGGLDELFSALQAAERAERLEAE from the coding sequence ATGTCTAAGCAGGTATCTGCTGTTGACGACGTCCTATCGGAATACCAGGGCCTGGAAATGCAGCTGGCTGACCCGTCGCTTCACGACGACCAAGCTGCCGCACGCAAAGTTTCCAAGCGATACTCCGAATTGCAGCCGATCGTCAACGTCTACAACGAGCTAACCCAAACCCAGGAAGACCTGGAAGTTGCCAAGGAAATGGCCCACGAGGACCACGAATTCCAGGCTGAAGCACAGCGCCTTGCAGAACGCGAAGTTGAGCTCGAGGAGAAACTCGCTGACCTCATGGCTCCGCGCGACCCCCACGATGGTGACGACATCATCATGGAGATCAAAGCTGGCGCCGGCGGTGAAGAGGCTGCACTCTTCGCCGGTGACCTTGTGCGCATGTACGAAAAGTACGCCGACAAGCACGGTTTCGCCTACGAGGTCCTGGACTTGGCAGAATCCGACCTCGGCGGGGTGAAGGACATGACGCTTTCCATCCGTTCCAAGAACCCATCCCGTGATGGTGCATGGTCTGTCTTCAAATTCGAAGGTGGAGTCCACCGCGTCCAGCGCGTGCCCGTTACCGAATCTCAGGGACGCATCCAGACTTCCGCTGCAGGTGTCCTGGTGTACCCGGAGCCCGATGAGCTCACCGGCGTGGACATTGACGACAAAGACATTCGCGTCGATGTCTACCGATCCTCCGGTAAAGGTGGACAGGGCGTGAACACCACGGACTCCGCGGTCCGCATCACGCACTTGCCCACCGGAATCATCGTGACCTGCCAGAAGGAACGCTCACAGATTCAAAACCGTGCCCGTGCCATGCAGGTCCTCCAAGCCCGTCTGGACCAGATGCAGCGCGAGCAAGCTGAGGCGGAAGCTGCAGAGCAGCGCGGCAGCCAGGTCCGCAACATGGACCGCTCCGAGCGTATCCGCACCTATAACTGGCCGGAGAACCGCATCTCGGATCACCGCATCAACTACAAGGCAAACAACTTGGATACTGTCCTCGATGGTGGCCTAGATGAACTGTTCAGCGCGCTGCAAGCGGCTGAGCGCGCAGAACGTCTCGAGGCAGAATAA
- the rho gene encoding transcription termination factor Rho — protein sequence MTESHKQDLNSLRIPELRALAGQLGLKGLSGLRKSELIARIQGAGTPVAAPAHADKPAQDSSAEESAESAGSAEGKNSERSENSQPESRSAARRARRNRARQQQRERQRAAQEARAEGREENQEESREADSRNGDASHEDKSAQAHDDRPEGRRKARQERRENSEEHDSASAQEQHDGDDSHEGHDNGDRGNHRNNRRNNRRNRRGRDRDGRDNRDNRDNSENDNHEDNLQPVAGIVDIVDNNTAFIRTTGYHPSPNDVYVNNQIVRRNGLRSGDAVIGYSKPGNNHQGGGRGRNRQKYANLARIESINGVAPDQMPQRPHFNKLTPLYPNQRLRLETEHNILTTRVIDLIMPIGKGQRALIVSPPKAGKTTILQNIANAIAHNNPECHLMVVLVDERPEEVTDMQRSVNGEVIASTFDRPPSEHTAVAELAIERAKRLVEEGKDVVVLLDSITRLGRAYNNSSPASGRILSGGVDSNALYPPKRFLGAARNIENGGSLTIIATALVETGSAGDAVIFEEFKGTGNAELKLDRKIAERRVFPAVDVHPSGTRKDELMLVPEEAKIMQKLRNILAQLDSQQAIDLLIRQLKKTKSNGEFLMQVASSAPMAAALEEEDYS from the coding sequence GTGACCGAATCACACAAGCAAGACCTCAATTCTCTGCGAATTCCTGAGCTCCGCGCTCTGGCAGGGCAATTGGGCCTTAAAGGTCTGTCCGGTTTGCGTAAGAGTGAACTGATTGCCCGCATTCAAGGCGCCGGCACCCCAGTCGCCGCACCCGCCCACGCGGATAAGCCGGCACAGGATTCCTCCGCTGAAGAATCCGCCGAATCTGCTGGTTCCGCCGAGGGCAAAAACAGCGAACGTTCGGAAAACTCGCAGCCAGAATCACGGTCTGCAGCACGTCGAGCTCGCCGTAACCGTGCACGCCAGCAACAGCGTGAACGTCAGCGCGCCGCGCAAGAAGCGCGTGCGGAAGGCCGGGAAGAAAACCAGGAAGAATCACGTGAAGCTGATTCCCGCAACGGCGATGCCAGCCATGAGGACAAGTCAGCGCAAGCACACGACGACCGTCCGGAGGGACGTCGAAAAGCACGCCAGGAACGCCGTGAAAACTCTGAAGAGCACGACTCTGCGTCCGCGCAAGAGCAGCATGACGGCGACGATTCCCACGAAGGGCACGACAACGGGGACCGTGGCAATCACCGCAATAATCGCCGCAACAACCGGCGCAACCGTCGCGGGCGTGATCGCGATGGCCGCGATAACCGTGACAACCGCGACAACTCTGAGAACGACAACCACGAGGACAACCTCCAGCCGGTTGCGGGCATCGTCGACATCGTTGATAACAACACGGCGTTTATCCGCACCACCGGTTACCACCCGTCCCCGAATGACGTGTACGTCAACAACCAGATTGTTCGCCGCAACGGTTTGCGTTCCGGTGACGCCGTCATCGGTTACTCCAAGCCCGGTAACAACCACCAGGGCGGCGGGCGCGGCCGTAACCGTCAGAAGTACGCCAACTTGGCCCGCATTGAAAGCATCAACGGCGTTGCCCCGGATCAGATGCCACAGCGTCCACACTTCAACAAGCTGACCCCGCTGTACCCGAACCAGCGTCTGCGCCTGGAAACAGAGCACAACATCCTGACCACCCGCGTGATTGACCTCATCATGCCGATCGGTAAGGGACAGCGCGCACTGATCGTGTCGCCTCCTAAAGCAGGTAAGACCACGATCTTGCAGAACATCGCCAACGCGATTGCACACAACAATCCGGAATGCCACCTCATGGTGGTCCTGGTCGACGAACGCCCTGAAGAAGTCACCGATATGCAACGCAGCGTCAACGGTGAGGTTATCGCTTCCACCTTTGATCGACCACCAAGTGAACACACCGCCGTTGCTGAGCTGGCCATTGAGCGCGCAAAGCGCCTCGTCGAAGAAGGCAAGGATGTGGTGGTCCTGCTGGATTCCATCACACGCCTCGGCCGCGCATATAACAATTCCTCGCCAGCGTCCGGTCGTATCCTCTCCGGTGGTGTTGACTCCAACGCGCTGTACCCACCGAAGCGTTTCCTGGGTGCGGCCCGCAACATCGAAAACGGCGGTTCGCTGACCATCATCGCGACCGCGCTCGTGGAAACCGGTTCCGCCGGTGACGCTGTGATCTTCGAAGAGTTCAAGGGCACCGGCAACGCTGAGCTCAAGCTCGACCGCAAAATTGCAGAACGCCGCGTATTCCCAGCCGTCGACGTTCACCCTTCGGGCACGCGCAAGGACGAACTTATGCTCGTGCCAGAAGAAGCCAAGATTATGCAAAAACTGCGTAACATCCTGGCTCAGCTGGACAGCCAGCAGGCTATCGACCTGCTCATTCGCCAGCTGAAGAAGACTAAGTCCAACGGTGAATTCTTGATGCAGGTTGCATCTAGTGCGCCGATGGCGGCCGCTCTAGAAGAGGAGGATTACTCCTAA
- a CDS encoding long-chain fatty-acid--CoA ligase, translated as MQSTMHNVPLSMTRILNYGGTVHGATKVTTWCHDSARTTTFAAVKARAGALAWALQQRCKINVGDTVATLMFNTAEHFEAMLAVPCMGAVFTPLNHQLLADQVIHSINHAQAEVVLVDKQLVPHLARIVGQCPKVRSVIISGVAVSAEDRALFPRDIDVAAYEQILDGRPTEYPWPVLPEDSPAALCYSTGTTGQPKGVVYSHRSLYLQSMTLVATDSLAVESGETFLCGVPIFHVLSWGVPYAAFMVGAPLIFMGRDTSPEALSAAITTLHPRMAHGVPTLWMQLLVHYLHTPPPRMSLQEIFVGGSPAPPALIHMWEERYGVDVIQVWGMTETQTVGTVARPPAGVSGEARQAYRESQGRFPAHLEYRVVADGRIVGSTDRNAGEIQVRGNLVTNGYYDSPAGHDDGLASTFRGKRVDDAAVTAKYMTDDGWLRTGDMGSVTNDGFLTVHDRSRDAIRSGGEWIYSAQLENLIMNSDRVIECAVIGYPSKKWGQRPLAVTVLHEGIPHTAETARKLRDEMRAVFPAWMLPEYWTFVDSIDKTSVGKFDKKDLRTYLAEGQFSIIELDGPGTSTDED; from the coding sequence ATGCAATCGACGATGCACAACGTTCCACTGTCTATGACCCGCATTCTGAATTATGGTGGGACGGTTCATGGCGCTACAAAAGTGACAACGTGGTGCCACGATTCTGCACGCACGACCACGTTTGCTGCGGTGAAAGCACGTGCAGGCGCACTAGCGTGGGCTTTGCAGCAGCGGTGCAAGATTAATGTCGGCGATACGGTTGCCACGCTCATGTTCAATACGGCCGAGCATTTCGAAGCCATGCTGGCGGTGCCATGCATGGGAGCCGTCTTCACGCCCCTGAACCACCAGCTCTTGGCAGACCAAGTGATTCACAGTATCAACCATGCGCAAGCAGAAGTTGTGCTCGTCGATAAGCAATTAGTCCCGCACCTCGCCCGCATCGTCGGGCAGTGCCCAAAGGTGCGCTCAGTCATTATTTCTGGGGTAGCGGTATCGGCGGAAGACCGCGCGCTCTTCCCGCGCGATATCGACGTCGCAGCGTACGAACAAATCCTCGACGGTCGCCCCACCGAGTACCCGTGGCCCGTGCTACCCGAAGACTCACCGGCAGCACTGTGCTATTCCACGGGAACCACCGGCCAACCGAAGGGTGTGGTCTATTCGCACCGCTCGCTATACCTGCAGAGCATGACACTCGTGGCCACTGATTCGCTGGCCGTAGAAAGCGGCGAAACATTCCTGTGCGGAGTACCCATTTTCCACGTCCTGAGCTGGGGTGTCCCCTACGCAGCATTCATGGTCGGTGCGCCCCTGATATTCATGGGCCGCGATACTTCCCCCGAGGCTCTGTCCGCAGCCATCACCACATTGCACCCACGCATGGCCCATGGCGTCCCAACCCTGTGGATGCAACTGTTGGTCCACTACCTCCACACACCTCCACCACGCATGTCGTTGCAGGAAATTTTCGTGGGCGGTTCGCCAGCGCCACCGGCATTGATTCACATGTGGGAAGAACGCTACGGCGTGGACGTTATCCAAGTGTGGGGTATGACGGAGACCCAAACTGTCGGCACCGTGGCGCGCCCACCAGCAGGAGTATCCGGCGAGGCACGTCAGGCCTATCGGGAAAGCCAAGGGCGCTTCCCCGCACACCTGGAATACCGCGTGGTCGCTGACGGTCGCATTGTAGGAAGTACCGACCGCAACGCTGGCGAAATCCAAGTCCGCGGCAATCTAGTAACCAATGGCTACTACGACTCCCCCGCAGGCCACGACGACGGCTTGGCCTCTACATTCCGCGGCAAACGAGTCGACGACGCCGCAGTCACTGCCAAATACATGACCGACGACGGCTGGTTACGCACCGGCGACATGGGGTCAGTCACGAACGACGGCTTCCTTACCGTCCATGATCGCTCGCGTGATGCAATCCGCTCCGGCGGTGAATGGATTTATTCTGCGCAGCTGGAAAACCTCATCATGAACTCCGACCGGGTTATCGAATGCGCCGTCATCGGATACCCCAGCAAGAAATGGGGCCAGCGCCCCCTAGCAGTCACCGTACTTCACGAAGGGATTCCCCACACCGCAGAAACCGCAAGAAAGCTTCGCGACGAAATGCGCGCCGTCTTCCCAGCGTGGATGTTGCCCGAATACTGGACCTTTGTCGACTCCATCGACAAAACCAGCGTGGGAAAATTCGACAAAAAAGATCTCCGCACCTACTTGGCCGAGGGACAATTCTCCATTATTGAGCTCGACGGCCCCGGGACTTCTACGGACGAAGATTAA
- the thrB gene encoding homoserine kinase: protein MAIELEVGRSCTVTVPGSSANLGPGFDTLGLALEIYDTIEVTVTSGGLDIEIHGEGEDDLPRDASHLVVKAIHAALSAADAVAPGLRVVCHNTIPQSRGLGSSAAAAVSGVLAGNALAGGPLDNERLVQLASAFEGHPDNAGASVLGGAVVSWTEIPVDGRSQPVYRAVNIPVDSSIRATALVPNFHASTDAVRRVLPSHVTHTDARFNVSRTAVMTAALSNHPELLWEGTRDRLHQPYRADVLPITAEWVNRLRNRGYAAFLSGAGPTCLVLSTEPVAPELLDEARAAGLVVHELAVAGPATVTVN from the coding sequence ATGGCTATCGAGTTAGAGGTAGGGCGCAGCTGCACGGTTACTGTCCCCGGTTCGTCGGCAAACCTGGGGCCAGGTTTTGACACCTTAGGTCTGGCCTTGGAGATTTACGACACCATCGAGGTCACCGTCACCAGTGGTGGCTTGGACATTGAAATCCATGGTGAAGGCGAAGACGACCTCCCGCGCGATGCTTCCCACTTGGTAGTCAAGGCAATCCACGCAGCGTTATCGGCTGCAGACGCCGTAGCCCCCGGCCTGCGCGTTGTGTGCCATAACACCATTCCGCAGTCGCGCGGCTTGGGTTCGTCGGCAGCGGCGGCAGTGTCAGGTGTGCTTGCGGGTAATGCGCTTGCAGGTGGACCGCTAGATAACGAGCGCCTGGTACAGCTGGCGTCCGCTTTCGAAGGCCACCCCGATAACGCAGGAGCCTCGGTTCTGGGTGGGGCGGTTGTGTCATGGACAGAGATTCCCGTCGACGGCCGTTCTCAACCGGTATACCGCGCGGTTAATATCCCCGTCGATTCATCCATTCGTGCCACGGCGCTGGTCCCGAATTTCCACGCCTCCACGGATGCCGTTCGCCGCGTCCTTCCTAGCCACGTCACCCACACGGATGCGCGTTTTAATGTATCCCGTACCGCAGTGATGACGGCCGCGCTGAGCAACCACCCCGAACTGCTGTGGGAAGGTACCCGTGACCGTCTCCACCAGCCGTACCGTGCTGACGTTCTGCCAATCACCGCCGAGTGGGTAAATCGTCTGCGTAACCGCGGTTACGCAGCATTCCTTTCGGGTGCCGGGCCCACCTGCTTAGTACTTTCTACTGAGCCTGTAGCCCCAGAGCTTCTCGACGAAGCCCGCGCCGCCGGGTTGGTCGTTCATGAGCTGGCAGTAGCAGGACCGGCAACGGTCACCGTGAATTAA
- a CDS encoding homoserine dehydrogenase, protein MTDSTAATTFNPGKGAGEPVGIALLGYGTVGSEVLRLMRKYADELEHRIGGPLELRGVAVSDVSKPRKGVPEGLLTDDARSLIDRDDVDVVVEVIGGIDYPRELVLKALRSGKSVVTANKALVAAHADELAEAADEAQVDLYFEAAVAAAIPVVGVLRRSLAGDQINRISGIVNGTTNFILDGMDSTGASYEDMLAEATRLGYAEADPTADVEGHDAASKAAILASLGFHTRVKFDDVYCEGISRITADDIAAAQEAGQVIKLLAICERIVEPDGTESVAARVHPTLVDRAHPLASVSQSYNAIFVEAEAAGNLMFYGNGAGGAPTASAVLGDIVGASRNKVHGGRAPGENTYANLPIATFGEVPTRFHIDMRVQDRAGVLADLTAICARNKISLRTVRQEEGHDGARLILVTHTAREEDLERTVQELSASPAVLGINSVLRLAD, encoded by the coding sequence ATGACTGATTCGACAGCCGCAACTACCTTCAACCCCGGTAAAGGCGCCGGTGAGCCTGTTGGTATTGCTCTGCTCGGTTACGGCACAGTGGGTTCGGAAGTTCTGCGACTCATGCGGAAGTACGCTGACGAACTGGAACACCGCATCGGTGGCCCTCTTGAACTGCGCGGCGTAGCCGTCTCTGACGTGTCCAAGCCACGCAAGGGCGTGCCGGAGGGATTGCTTACCGACGACGCCCGCAGCTTGATTGACCGCGACGATGTTGATGTTGTCGTCGAAGTAATCGGCGGGATCGACTATCCACGTGAACTTGTACTCAAGGCACTGCGCTCTGGAAAGTCTGTTGTTACCGCGAACAAGGCACTCGTTGCCGCACACGCTGATGAACTGGCTGAAGCCGCGGATGAAGCGCAGGTTGACCTGTACTTCGAGGCAGCCGTCGCTGCAGCGATTCCGGTTGTCGGAGTGCTCCGCCGCTCCTTAGCAGGCGACCAAATCAACCGTATCTCTGGCATCGTCAACGGCACGACCAACTTCATCCTGGACGGCATGGATTCCACGGGGGCGTCGTACGAAGACATGCTTGCAGAAGCAACCCGGTTGGGATATGCCGAAGCAGATCCTACCGCTGACGTCGAAGGGCATGATGCCGCCTCGAAGGCTGCCATCTTGGCTTCGTTGGGCTTCCACACCCGCGTGAAATTTGATGACGTCTACTGCGAAGGCATCAGCCGCATCACCGCTGACGATATTGCTGCCGCTCAGGAAGCTGGACAGGTGATCAAGCTCCTAGCTATTTGCGAACGCATCGTTGAGCCAGACGGAACTGAAAGCGTTGCTGCCCGTGTACATCCAACCCTGGTTGACCGGGCCCACCCCTTGGCATCGGTTTCGCAATCCTATAACGCAATCTTTGTAGAAGCAGAAGCTGCAGGTAATTTGATGTTCTACGGTAACGGGGCCGGCGGCGCGCCCACCGCATCCGCTGTGCTGGGCGACATTGTAGGCGCTTCCCGCAACAAGGTCCACGGTGGACGTGCACCGGGAGAAAATACGTACGCAAACCTTCCTATCGCCACGTTTGGTGAGGTTCCAACTCGCTTCCACATCGACATGCGTGTACAGGACCGGGCAGGAGTGCTTGCCGACCTCACCGCGATCTGCGCGCGGAACAAGATTTCGTTGCGTACCGTCCGCCAGGAGGAAGGCCACGATGGTGCCCGCTTGATCTTGGTAACGCACACTGCACGCGAGGAAGACCTCGAGCGCACAGTCCAGGAATTGAGCGCATCGCCTGCAGTCCTGGGTATTAACTCCGTGTTGCGTCTGGCAGACTAG
- the lysA gene encoding diaminopimelate decarboxylase, with the protein MDSTVDYESFNDLPAHVWPKHTCRQEDGVITIADVPLPEIAEKFGTPTYVVDEADFRFRCRSMAQAFGGADHVHYAAKAFLTRTIAGWVEEEGLSLDVASVNELLIAAAADFPAARITVHGNNKTPVFLRECVSRKVGHVVLDSPQEIEDLAAIAAEAGHVQPVLIRVTPGIEAHTHEFIATSHEDQKFGISLAAGDALDAVKAVLAHDSLRLEGLHCHVGSQVFDAEGFGLAAERILGFLGEILDTCGPNFPGGREALATQLSILDLGGGYGIAYTAQQQPLDVAAVADDLLGRVAQAASDYGIAMPHVMVEPGRAIAGPSTATVYTVGTIKDVPVGDGQRRRYISVDGGMSDNIRPALYGAEYDFRVASGFVEGEPVEARIVGSHCESGDILIHDIEVPEGLKSGDIVGIPATGAYGFTMSSRYNAFGRPAVVVVNNGHAELMVRRETVEDILALEEGN; encoded by the coding sequence ATGGACTCCACCGTGGACTATGAATCCTTTAATGATCTTCCTGCCCACGTTTGGCCCAAGCACACGTGTCGTCAGGAAGACGGCGTGATCACCATTGCGGATGTCCCGTTACCGGAAATTGCAGAGAAATTCGGCACGCCCACCTACGTCGTCGACGAAGCTGATTTTCGCTTTCGCTGCCGGTCCATGGCGCAAGCCTTCGGCGGCGCGGACCACGTGCATTACGCTGCAAAGGCTTTTCTCACCCGTACCATCGCAGGTTGGGTGGAAGAAGAGGGCTTGAGCCTTGATGTCGCGAGTGTTAATGAATTACTCATCGCGGCCGCTGCAGATTTCCCTGCTGCGCGCATCACTGTGCATGGCAATAACAAAACACCCGTTTTCCTGCGTGAATGTGTCTCCCGCAAGGTAGGTCACGTGGTTCTGGACTCGCCGCAGGAGATCGAGGATCTCGCAGCGATTGCTGCCGAAGCCGGACACGTGCAACCTGTCCTTATCCGCGTTACCCCGGGTATTGAGGCACACACGCACGAGTTCATCGCGACCTCACATGAGGACCAGAAGTTTGGCATCTCTCTGGCTGCTGGTGACGCTCTAGACGCTGTTAAAGCTGTTCTCGCCCACGACTCTCTGCGTTTGGAAGGCCTACACTGCCACGTGGGATCGCAGGTATTTGACGCGGAAGGCTTTGGCCTGGCTGCCGAGCGCATCCTTGGCTTCCTGGGCGAGATTTTGGATACCTGCGGCCCCAATTTCCCTGGCGGGCGGGAAGCGTTGGCCACGCAGCTTTCCATCCTGGACTTGGGCGGCGGGTACGGGATTGCGTACACCGCGCAGCAACAGCCTCTTGATGTCGCGGCCGTCGCGGATGACCTGCTTGGCCGCGTTGCACAAGCAGCTTCCGATTACGGGATCGCGATGCCACACGTCATGGTCGAGCCAGGTCGTGCGATTGCAGGCCCATCCACAGCTACCGTCTACACCGTGGGAACTATCAAGGATGTCCCCGTAGGGGATGGGCAGCGTCGCCGCTACATTTCCGTCGATGGCGGAATGAGTGACAACATTCGTCCTGCTCTTTATGGTGCGGAATACGATTTCCGAGTCGCCTCCGGATTCGTTGAGGGAGAACCGGTGGAGGCCCGCATCGTGGGTTCTCATTGTGAATCAGGCGATATCCTCATCCATGATATTGAGGTTCCCGAGGGGTTGAAGTCCGGCGACATCGTAGGCATTCCGGCCACGGGTGCATACGGCTTTACTATGTCGAGCCGGTACAACGCGTTTGGACGCCCGGCGGTTGTCGTTGTAAATAATGGGCACGCCGAACTCATGGTGCGCAGGGAAACCGTGGAAGACATTTTGGCGCTTGAAGAGGGGAACTAA